One segment of Sulfobacillus thermosulfidooxidans DSM 9293 DNA contains the following:
- a CDS encoding GNAT family acetyltransferase, whose translation MIIRHIEPNDYRALCELWQAAQLTFDIGDAEEDFAWALQHYGQHYFVMEEESRIIGSVLAAFDGRRGWIYHLAVHPEFQRRGLGRQLMEHAEASLSHMGCLKINLLIEPHNLGVKQFYMRLGYTPANNQFMEKIIHSQ comes from the coding sequence ATGATCATTCGCCATATTGAACCGAATGATTACCGCGCTCTTTGTGAGTTGTGGCAAGCCGCCCAACTGACGTTTGATATTGGAGATGCGGAAGAGGATTTTGCGTGGGCCCTTCAGCATTACGGCCAACACTATTTTGTTATGGAAGAAGAATCACGAATCATCGGATCGGTATTAGCTGCATTTGACGGCCGCCGGGGATGGATTTACCATCTTGCTGTTCATCCCGAATTCCAGCGTCGCGGATTGGGTAGACAATTAATGGAACATGCCGAAGCGTCTTTAAGCCACATGGGGTGCTTGAAAATTAATTTGTTAATTGAGCCGCATAATTTGGGCGTTAAGCAATTTTATATGCGGTTGGGATACACCCCCGCGAACAACCAGTTCATGGAAAAAATTATCCATTCTCAGTAA
- the bioA gene encoding adenosylmethionine--8-amino-7-oxononanoate transaminase, translating to MDYSSITPDEIRRWDQQHVWHPFTPMKDYDHSDPVIIQAAQGVKVQDIEGRWYYDGVSSVWLNVHGHHVPELDHALIDQLSRVAHTTLLGQGNVPITVLAHRLSKIMPGHLTRFFFSESGASAVEVALKMAVQYWANQGQGQKTKIMGFTSNYHGDTLGAMAVAPDDIFHWPFLSYLPKEPRAPYPYCYRCPLQKTPDRCHLACLDLAESVMRAHQDELAAVIIEPVQGAGGIIPAPPGYLAGLRDLCTRYDVLLIVDEVATGIGRTGKWWATSYEEISPDILCMGKGLSGGYLPISATAATEDIYRQFYGRAGDRTALYHGHSYAGNQLAANVALANLELISQNQVIENVAKQTPDIASALDKLRPLPYVGDIRQKGFMIGIELVQNKEQRTPFPYAAQAGRVVQNLARQRGMLIRPIGNVVIFMPPLASSSIEIREMVDILCEAVVASQPLLEDLL from the coding sequence GTGGATTATTCGTCAATAACACCGGATGAGATACGGCGTTGGGATCAACAGCATGTTTGGCATCCCTTTACCCCGATGAAAGATTATGACCATAGCGATCCAGTCATTATCCAAGCAGCGCAAGGCGTCAAAGTTCAAGATATCGAGGGACGATGGTACTATGACGGGGTCTCCTCCGTCTGGTTGAATGTGCATGGCCATCATGTTCCCGAACTGGACCATGCCCTTATTGATCAATTGTCCCGCGTGGCCCACACGACATTACTGGGACAGGGCAATGTGCCCATTACGGTGCTGGCCCATCGTTTAAGTAAAATTATGCCGGGCCATTTGACGCGCTTCTTCTTCTCAGAATCGGGCGCTTCTGCGGTTGAGGTCGCTTTAAAAATGGCCGTGCAATATTGGGCCAATCAGGGACAGGGTCAAAAGACAAAAATTATGGGATTTACATCCAATTATCATGGAGACACTTTGGGCGCCATGGCTGTGGCCCCCGATGACATATTTCACTGGCCCTTTCTCTCATATTTGCCCAAGGAGCCCCGAGCCCCTTATCCCTATTGTTATCGTTGTCCCTTACAAAAGACTCCAGATCGGTGTCATTTGGCTTGCTTAGATTTGGCCGAGTCTGTCATGCGTGCGCATCAAGACGAATTAGCGGCAGTGATTATCGAGCCCGTGCAGGGAGCGGGTGGCATTATCCCAGCGCCGCCCGGTTATTTAGCCGGACTGCGGGATTTATGTACACGCTATGATGTGCTTCTCATTGTTGATGAAGTGGCCACGGGTATAGGACGGACTGGAAAATGGTGGGCCACATCTTATGAAGAGATTAGTCCGGATATTTTGTGTATGGGTAAGGGATTGTCTGGAGGGTACTTGCCCATTTCTGCCACAGCGGCAACCGAGGACATTTATCGACAATTTTATGGACGTGCTGGCGACCGTACGGCCTTATATCATGGTCATTCCTATGCCGGTAATCAATTGGCGGCCAATGTGGCCCTAGCCAATTTGGAGCTGATTAGCCAAAACCAGGTTATTGAGAACGTCGCAAAACAAACACCTGATATTGCATCGGCCCTGGATAAGCTGCGTCCTCTGCCTTATGTGGGGGATATAAGACAAAAGGGATTCATGATTGGGATTGAACTGGTTCAAAACAAGGAACAACGCACCCCGTTTCCCTATGCGGCGCAGGCCGGACGCGTCGTGCAAAATCTTGCGCGTCAAAGGGGGATGCTTATCCGCCCCATCGGCAACGTGGTTATTTTCATGCCACCGCTTGCATCTTCGTCTATTGAGATTAGGGAGATGGTTGATATTTTGTGCGAAGCGGTAGTGGCCAGCCAACCATTATTGGAGGATCTCCTATGA
- the bioD gene encoding dethiobiotin synthase, whose translation MTPFAYFVTGTDTGVGKTWITASLATFWYRQGYDVGVMKPIETGVKGSSWPDDAKALVQASHSGDAQELVVPYTFEPPVSPWAATLMTGKRIDWNPLIETARAIIGRHQVTLIEGAGGIAVPIDADHSMIHIAQELEIPVILVARTGLGTINHTILSVEYAKAHGVKVLGIIMNAVNELPEDVSITLNPSLIESLTGIPVWAVVPFHPDIGNASEGHLTTLWEQTGQHIAWHPLQDGKL comes from the coding sequence ATGACTCCGTTCGCTTATTTTGTAACAGGAACCGATACCGGTGTTGGAAAAACCTGGATTACCGCCAGTTTGGCAACCTTCTGGTATCGGCAAGGTTATGATGTGGGGGTTATGAAGCCGATTGAAACCGGCGTTAAGGGATCTTCATGGCCTGATGACGCAAAGGCCCTGGTTCAGGCATCCCATTCCGGTGACGCCCAAGAATTGGTCGTCCCTTATACATTCGAACCTCCCGTATCACCATGGGCAGCAACCTTAATGACGGGTAAACGAATCGATTGGAACCCCCTTATTGAAACGGCACGGGCCATCATTGGCCGCCATCAAGTGACCTTGATTGAAGGTGCCGGAGGGATTGCAGTTCCCATTGATGCTGACCATAGCATGATTCATATTGCTCAGGAACTTGAAATTCCTGTGATCTTGGTGGCGCGAACAGGCCTCGGGACGATTAATCACACCATTTTGAGTGTGGAATATGCCAAGGCCCACGGCGTTAAGGTTTTAGGCATTATTATGAATGCTGTGAATGAGTTGCCAGAAGATGTTTCGATAACGCTCAACCCGTCGTTAATCGAATCACTCACCGGAATTCCCGTTTGGGCCGTGGTGCCCTTCCATCCTGACATCGGGAATGCGTCAGAAGGTCATTTAACGACTTTATGGGAACAGACGGGCCAGCATATTGCCTGGCATCCACTGCAAGATGGCAAACTGTAG
- a CDS encoding nucleoside hydrolase produces the protein MAEQLPVILDVDTGIDDALAILYALSSETLNVLGITTCFGNGDITNTTRNTLTVVEMASHSVPVYQGASHPLVSPWESTAEAFHGPNGLGGTQLFHPQMRPESESAVEFLRRSIDQYAHDLVLITTARLTNVAALLLAFPEVSVSIRRIVIMGGAAFAPGNVTAVAEANIWGDPEAAWVVFHSGIPITMVGLDVTTQVPISDCMLKSLEPTTPYYALLQQAVDFYLGAYNPGAPKGDRMAPLHDPLAVAVAEDPTLCRTHPYPVDIELRGQLTRGMTVVDWRTRSTTRPNIDVAVEVDRARFLTTFAKRLHFDRVC, from the coding sequence ATGGCGGAACAACTGCCTGTCATATTAGATGTCGATACCGGAATTGACGATGCTCTCGCGATTCTTTATGCTCTATCCTCTGAAACGCTGAATGTACTCGGGATCACGACCTGTTTTGGCAATGGCGACATCACTAATACAACTCGCAATACCCTTACGGTGGTAGAAATGGCTTCTCACAGCGTCCCAGTATATCAGGGGGCAAGTCATCCTCTAGTTAGTCCTTGGGAATCCACAGCGGAAGCATTTCATGGCCCGAACGGTTTAGGTGGCACACAATTGTTTCACCCGCAAATGAGACCCGAATCAGAATCCGCAGTCGAATTTCTTCGCCGCAGTATTGATCAATATGCTCATGATCTTGTGTTAATTACGACCGCACGGCTCACCAATGTTGCAGCATTACTCTTGGCCTTTCCTGAGGTTAGTGTTAGTATTCGCCGCATTGTCATTATGGGCGGCGCTGCCTTCGCTCCGGGAAACGTGACTGCTGTAGCTGAGGCGAATATCTGGGGAGATCCCGAAGCCGCCTGGGTGGTCTTTCATTCGGGTATTCCCATTACGATGGTGGGTCTTGATGTGACCACTCAAGTGCCCATTTCCGACTGTATGCTGAAAAGCCTAGAGCCGACGACTCCGTATTACGCATTACTACAGCAAGCCGTAGACTTTTATTTAGGTGCCTATAACCCAGGAGCGCCCAAGGGCGATCGCATGGCGCCATTGCACGATCCCTTGGCTGTGGCCGTTGCTGAGGATCCTACCTTGTGTCGAACCCACCCTTATCCCGTGGATATTGAATTACGCGGGCAATTAACGCGGGGCATGACAGTGGTCGATTGGCGTACCCGTTCTACAACCAGACCAAATATCGATGTGGCCGTCGAAGTCGACCGCGCACGATTTCTTACCACCTTTGCAAAACGGTTACATTTTGACAGGGTATGTTAA
- the bioB gene encoding biotin synthase BioB has protein sequence MQWNLLADKVLNGDSITREEALSILRSDDQELLAILAAGYKIRYRYYRNYVRFQYLMNAKSGLCPEDCHYCSQSHISSADIPRYPQKTSDDILQGAERAKALGATTYCIVASGRSPTDHELDGLIDSITQVKQRYDLRICACLGILKPGQADRLKAAGVDRYNHNINTSSGYSPSIVSTHHYEDRVQTIEQVKGSGISPCSGVIFGMGESWEDRVEAAFALKELDVDSIPVNFLIPIPGTPLENQELMTPAECLRSLAMMRFVNPRKEIRIAGGREVQLRSLQPLGLYVANSLFVADYLTTPGQEPEADHQMLRDMGFEVEPQDFPLITPFAD, from the coding sequence ATGCAATGGAACTTATTGGCTGACAAAGTATTAAATGGAGACAGTATTACCAGGGAGGAAGCCTTAAGTATCCTCCGTTCAGACGATCAGGAACTGCTAGCCATTTTGGCAGCAGGATATAAAATCCGGTACCGCTATTATCGCAATTATGTGCGTTTCCAATATTTGATGAATGCGAAAAGTGGGTTATGTCCCGAAGATTGCCATTACTGTTCGCAGTCTCATATTTCGAGTGCAGACATCCCCAGATATCCGCAGAAAACCTCCGATGATATTCTCCAGGGCGCTGAACGGGCCAAGGCTCTCGGAGCTACGACCTATTGTATTGTGGCCAGTGGACGTTCGCCGACCGATCATGAATTAGACGGATTGATTGACAGCATTACGCAGGTCAAACAACGTTACGATTTACGAATTTGTGCCTGTTTAGGTATCTTGAAACCGGGACAAGCAGACCGACTTAAGGCCGCGGGTGTTGACCGCTACAACCATAACATCAATACGTCTTCTGGTTATTCACCATCCATTGTAAGTACACATCACTATGAAGACCGAGTACAAACCATTGAACAGGTTAAAGGATCCGGGATTTCCCCATGTTCTGGCGTGATTTTCGGCATGGGCGAAAGCTGGGAAGATCGCGTTGAGGCGGCCTTTGCGTTGAAAGAACTCGACGTCGATTCTATTCCCGTGAATTTTCTGATTCCAATTCCCGGGACGCCCTTAGAGAATCAAGAATTAATGACCCCGGCCGAATGCCTACGGTCTCTGGCAATGATGCGCTTTGTCAATCCGCGCAAGGAAATCCGCATTGCCGGAGGACGCGAAGTCCAGTTGCGTTCTCTTCAACCATTAGGATTGTATGTTGCCAACTCCTTGTTTGTGGCGGACTATTTAACAACGCCTGGTCAAGAGCCGGAGGCCGATCATCAAATGCTTCGAGATATGGGCTTTGAAGTGGAACCGCAAGATTTCCCGTTAATCACGCCGTTTGCGGATTAA